The genomic segment CAATCAGCCTGGCTTCTACAGTGCGTTTGACGTCAAACCTGGCGACAAGATGTACCTGCCGCCAGAGCAACGCGTGATCATGTGGTAAACATGGCGTAGTCGTTGTTGCCATCGCAAAAAAGCCACCGGCGATACCGGTGGCTTTTTTTTGCCTGGACGGCAAACATCATTTCTTCATTTCTCTCACTAGACAAGATAGTTGCCCCGGATCGTCTCCACGTCGACATCCAGCACCTGCCGCAGATAATGCGCCATGCCGCCAAATTGTTCATCGATGACTTCCAGCGATGCTTCGATATAGGCCGCCTCTACGCTCAGCAAAGGGGCGATGATTTCCGGCGACAGGTCGGCCTTGAAAATCTGCGCCAATATCTTCGCATTCGCGCCAGCGTTGTAACGGTTCGACTCGAGGTAATTGGCGATAATGGCCGGCCGCGCAACGCCCAGCGCCGACAACAGCAATGCACTGGCGAAACCGGTGCGATCCTTGCCGGCAGTGCAATGGTAGAGCATGGTTTTATTCTGCTCGGCCAACCGCAGGAAACCGCCAAACTGGGATTGGTAATCAACCGGGAAGGCACGATAAAAATCGAGCATGAATTGCCGGCTATGCGCCGGACTGCCATTTTTAAGCAAAGGCAGCAACGCCTCTTGCGACAAATTGCCAACCATGACCGGATCCGCGACCCAATTGAACGACGATGCGAATGTTGCCTCGGCCGCGTGTTTTTCCGCTTCGCTGCGAAAGTCCACAACGACGTCCAGCCGATAGCTCTTGAGCTTGACGATGTCCTCCGCAGACGCCAGCCCTGGATTGGCGCCGCGCAACAACCTGCCAGCCTGGATCTTGCGGCCGCCGGCGGCCACGTAGCCGCCCAGATCCCGCGTATTCTGGATGGCGTCGAAGCTGATCGCACCGTGTTCCGGCGCCTGCGGCGTTACATAAGTCATTTCTGCTCCTTGTTCGGTTTGCTATTGCTTGTCGGCACCGGATCACCTGTGCCGTCTCGGTAGCCTGAGTCCCAGCGCTGGTTTTTGGAGAAGGCGTCACCATACAACGGGTTGCAACCTTTGACCAGCCGCAGCGCCATATCATCTGATAAAGCACCAACTACCGCCAAAATCTCCCTTCTTTTGTTTGTTTCGAGCAATTTATCTATAATATGTGTTGGTGCAAAGCAGCATCGCCCAGATACCGCGTCTCCACGCACCGCTTGATCAACATCAGAAAGCAGTTTCCATGGTTCTCCAACGTCGTCTTGTATCTTTCGTCCTGCCACTGATAATTGGCGTCCTCAGCCCCCTATCCAGCAGTTTTGCCGAATCCGGCGTCACCGACCAAAAAATCTTGCTGGGACAATCGGCTGCATTCTCCGGGCCGGCGGCGCAGCTTGGAATCCAGATGAATACCGGCGCCAAAGCCTATTTCGATTCAGTCAACGAGCAAGGCGGCGTATTTGGACGGCATATCGAAATCATCAAGGCCGACGATAAATACGAAGCAGACCTGGCCGCCGCCAACACCAAGCGCCTGATTGAAAAAGACGATGTGTTTGCCTTGTTCGGATATGTCGGTACACCGACCAGCAACGCCGCGCTACCGATCGTTACCCAGGCCGGCGTACCGTTCTTCGCCCCGGTGACCGGCGCCCAATCGCTGCGCGAACCGTTTAATCGCCAGGTCTTCAATATCCGCGCCAGCTACTTCGACGAAACCGAACACCTGGTGGAAAAACTGGTCAACGTCGGCATCAAGAATATCGCTGTGTTCTATCAGAACGATGCCTATGGCCGCGCGGGACTGGAGGGCGTGCAACGCGCCTT from the Collimonas arenae genome contains:
- a CDS encoding tyrosine-protein phosphatase — protein: MTYVTPQAPEHGAISFDAIQNTRDLGGYVAAGGRKIQAGRLLRGANPGLASAEDIVKLKSYRLDVVVDFRSEAEKHAAEATFASSFNWVADPVMVGNLSQEALLPLLKNGSPAHSRQFMLDFYRAFPVDYQSQFGGFLRLAEQNKTMLYHCTAGKDRTGFASALLLSALGVARPAIIANYLESNRYNAGANAKILAQIFKADLSPEIIAPLLSVEAAYIEASLEVIDEQFGGMAHYLRQVLDVDVETIRGNYLV
- a CDS encoding ABC transporter substrate-binding protein, with the translated sequence MVLQRRLVSFVLPLIIGVLSPLSSSFAESGVTDQKILLGQSAAFSGPAAQLGIQMNTGAKAYFDSVNEQGGVFGRHIEIIKADDKYEADLAAANTKRLIEKDDVFALFGYVGTPTSNAALPIVTQAGVPFFAPVTGAQSLREPFNRQVFNIRASYFDETEHLVEKLVNVGIKNIAVFYQNDAYGRAGLEGVQRALKKMNVELVESATVERNSTDVAQAVGKILPKRPAAVIEISAYASSAAYIKEMRKAGYTGQFYNVSFVGSQALADALGKDAEGVVISQVVPFPWSSSNPVVSEYVRLMEKAGVKDPNFSSLEGFIAAKVFVEGLKRAGKDLTRAKLVKALESINNKNYNGGGFDVNFSANNHSGSKFVDMTMITKDKKFLN